The nucleotide sequence TGTTTCTGCCGCGACTCAGCAGCCTCCTGTGAGCCAGCAATCCCCGGCAGTTCAACATGTTCCTGTCCAGCAAACTCCAGCGACACAGCATACTCCAGGCGCACAACAACCTCACCAGCAACCTCATCCGGCTCAGTATGCCCCGGCAGCTCAACAAATCCCAGCTCTTCAGCAGAATCATCCGCCTCAGCATACTCCAGCGCCTCCGCATAATCATCCAGTTCAGAATGCCCCAGCAATTCAGCCGACTCAAGCTGTTCAAGCTACTCCCGCAGCAGACCTGAGGCGCACATCTACTGGGCAACCTCAGCTGTGTAACCATTGTCGAAAGGGTAAGATGGTCGTTTGAATGAACCAATACTGTCGCTAACACTCCCAGGCATACCTCTCAATGTGTCAGTTTATACCTGTCTCATCTGCAGCACAGCGCATATCACAACGAACTTCTGTGTGTGGTGCTTCACCTCCAACGCAGTCAACGCTTCTCATAGCCACGATAAATCCTACTACGCCACTGAATCCGACCCACGAGTTCAATCTTCCGTTCAAGATGCGACAACCCAAATGTGGACCATTCGAAAGAACGTCTCTGGCCGACTCTGGTACACTCATAACTCGACTGGACTGAAGACACACCTGAAGCCCACAGCAGCGGCCTTGTTTGGATTCTCTGGATTGCCACCTGGCTGGGATGAGCGCAAGACACCCGATGGTCGAACGTTTTACTTCAACAAAAGATTGGGGACCAGTTCTTGGGTTAAGCCTGCCAACTCTTTGCCTGACGGTTGGAGGGAATTGAGAACGCCAGACATGACGCCATTTTATATCAACGAACAGCTTGGATTATCGACGTGGGATCGGCCGGGACAGCAGCCACGACAGACAAAGCAAGGAAAGCAGGTTATTGTGAGAAAAGCACGCCCTGGTCAACCGAATCAGCCGCAAAACGTCGGCGATAGCATTCTTTCAGCGACGGTCAATGCAGCAAGACTCACTGGTCAAGGCGTTGAGATGGCAAGTCGACAAGTGGGAAAgcttggcaagaagaagaattggAGAAAGATGGGGCGCATGTTGAACACTGtcaacagcttcagtggTGTTGGCTCCGGAAGCGATGGCGAGTACGACGACAATTACAACGATGATGGGGACTTTGGATTTGGAGGTGATGACTCGAGCGGGTTCCAAGGCCAGCAACAGGCACAGTTCCAGCAAAGCTTCGACTATCAGCAATCCTCTTTCTCACAACCTCAGCAGTCTTTCTCATTTGAAGACAACCAGCAGTCAATGtttcagcagcagccagccTATGAGCAACAGTCGACATTTGAGTACTCGGTACAGACTGAGCAGCCAGCTTTCGAACAACCTGCATTTGATCAACAGCCTGCCTTCGGCCAGCAGCCAGAGCAGTTCAGTGTTACGGCTGAGGTGTCCTACACAATGAATGAGGGTCAACCAGCCTTCGAGCAGGGGGTCCAGTACACTCAAACATACGAGCAGCAACCCGGATTTGAAGTCCAGCAGCAGACTACATTCGAGGCTACTTCAACCCAAGAGCCAATTTTGGCTCAGCAGACAACATCTTATGAGACAGTCATTACATCTGAGCAGGCCGTCGTTGAGCCTCCCATCATGACTGAACAGCCTGTATATCAGGTTACTGCACAAGAGACATATCCTACCCAGCCGTATGTCTACGACCCAACTCAAAttcctcagcagcaggtcACTATCTCGTATACAGTACCCGACTATGCGGCCGAACCAGCACCACTGTTCACATCCCAGACCCAAGTGCAGCAACCTGCGTATCCGGTATTCCTTCAGAACAACCAGCCTGAGATCATCACAAGCGACGTCCCTCTGGTCGAAGTCCCAGGTACACCAGACAACACAACACTCATTATCAGCAACGGGTACGGTGGTAATGACATCTTGGCTGGTACTAGCCTAGCAACTGAGAACAATGCGGCTGCTGTTCCTCAGGTCACAACGCCAGCGCCACAGGATAGTATTGTGGTGGAGGTGACGGTTCAGTCGACCCCGACGCCTGGGTTGGAGACAACTGCATCGCCAGCACCGGTTGTTGTGCAGGAATGTAATGCCTCAGCAAAGCCAGCTTCCATTGTGACGGTTGATCCTGTTCAGCCAGTTGACTATGATGTTGGAGCCAGGTGTAATGCACTCATTTGATGATAGTGGGCGTTTTTGGGTATTGAGATTTTGAGGTAACATGTGATGGTAGTTTGGGATCTTAGCACTTGAACTATAGCAGTGTACAACAGGATGAGAAACGAGTTACGAGTACACAAATAGTAGCACGCAATCAATTTGACTTCTAGTTTATCGGTAATATATATCATAAGCCACCCATTTGCGTCTCAAAATGACAAGCTATCTTCCAAGTCACGATCCCATCCATATCATCCGACTCATCCCTTCAATAACTTCTCGCCTCAAGAGATCTGGTATTCCTCATCAGTCCCTCCCCGTTTCACAAACCTAATCAAGTCCCCAAACTTCTTCAcgggcttctcctcctccccaaTCTTAACTGGTCTATAAAACCACTGCCACGATAGCCACAATCCCCATGTGAACAACGTCGCTGGAACCGCAAACACCCAATACACCCAGAACTTCTCGTTCACACTCCAGACTCCcgtgtcatcatcaactttgaAGAACGACATGCTGAACAGCGCTGATATAAAAGTCGCAGGTAAGAATGTGAGCGTCACGAAAGCTATGGTCTTCATAGCTGCGCTGTCAGATTGAGTTGCCTGGCCGATCTTGACGGAGATGCGAGAATCGTACTGCGCTACTGAGTTGAACGCGAGTTGGATCTCGTTAAGAAGCCGTTCCTTGTTCGCGGAGGCTCTACAGCGTAGACTTTGCAGGATGTGGATGTACCACAGTAATCGTTCACCTACATGTCGAAACTTTGCTTTTGCAGGTCTACTCCCCCCAgcggcctcagcctcaaacgTACTATGCAGCTGTATAATTGCCGTGATAGTCTTCTCCGCAACTTCAAGCGTCTCCGAGACGTGAATAGCATGTCTTGCTGTATCATGCATAGCTCGATATTTAGGCTCAGGTTTCTGCGTAAGATCTGTTTTCTCAATTCTTCGAACGTGGTCGCGAACTGCCCAGACGGAGTTATCTTGAAGGAGAGAGAGATCCTCGAATAAACGGGGGTAGAACCAGAAGGGATCGCTGAGCGTGTCTTTGTGGGAGTTTAGGAGCAGTGGATCGGGGAATCTATCGCGAAGACGAAGTTGTTTGGGGGCTTCGAAGACAAGAAGGATTGTTTGTTGGGGGTCTTTTATCCAGCGTGTTAGGATGTTGAATTTATGCCATTGATGGGAGGTTTCGTTCAATTGCTTGACGAGGAATCGTGACCAGGTATCTACGTCTGTCAGTACTGAGTATGAACTTAGATGGTAGAGGAAGACTGACTCAATGCAGTGATCATTCCGTTGTTATTGCGAAATGTCTCGCTTCCAAAGTAGCCGTTTGATCGACGGCTGTAGCTTGACCACCAGAGCTCAGGCATACAGAAGACATCGGTGAAGCGTTTCCTACACGATGAGCAATCGCGTACTTTATCTGCATCCGCGAATCTACCCATAATCAGCATTATTCTTGACCCCAATGAGAATAAACTTACACGACTATAACATGCGACTCACTCCACAGCCCAGGTATCTCCCCCTCATAAAAGTCCCCCGGTCGGACATCCTCACGAAGCCACTTCTCATTCCCTGAACCCATCAGCAACGCTCTCACCCTCAGATTCAATCACTCACCTTTATCCCATGTTACCACCCGAAAGTCAACGCATTTCTCATGTATTCTAGCCGGCATTTTCAAGGTAGTGAAGAAGTGGAAGAATTAAGCGCCGAGAGAAGCTGAGGTTCCATTTTCATACTGCGGCTGGACCAGGGTTGGGCGGCAAAGAGGCGGAGCGTGTGCATAAACCTGCATGGTTCTATTGAAGCTTGAAAATGAGTTGGTGGTACAGAGCTGAGCCTCATTTGTGAGAAAGTGACCAATTGTTGTATTTGGGGCGTTGAGCAAATGCGCCCGGCTGGAGTGATGGTTTCCAGGGTGCATGAGATTTTAGGCAGCGTTTGTCGCTCGCTGTGCGATTTGGCGCAGAGGGAAGATGTCACGTACTGTTTGATCACGAGGGGAGGGTAAATCCATCAAGATCAATAtcgtggtgttggtgttggttggaggcctgttgatgttggtgccTGTTCGCGATGGTACCCTGGAGCGCTTGGGATCAGATCATGTCCAGCAACCGTTGCATGCTCTACACCTGCAGGTCTCAAGGCATCAGTGAAGAGAGGGGAGAATTAAAGAGAATGCCATTCAATGACCCAGAAGTTAGGTCCGATTGATGCAGTATCCTAGAGTTTGGAATACAGCAAGAAGCGTCAAGGAATGTTGTAAATTTCATTGCTCGACGATTTCCTTTCTTACACACTATTAACCCGGCAGGTTTAGCTTAGGAAATCGGCCGCCCAAAATATATCAATAAAGACTCCCACTGTATCAGATAGCTTAACTTCTCTCTCACTTCCTTTGACATTGTCTTCAAAATGACTCCCATATCTTGGCGGCCTTGGAGCCTTGGAGCCTTGGAGCGGATGCCATTTAGCATTTGCAGCAAGCTTTTGGACAACTGCATGGTCTTCATGTCTCTTCATATTCGCGCTGAAATATAATATATGACATTCCACAGCAACGTCTTCTTGTAAGGATCTGATGACTGAAATTGACCGAGCGAGCTGGTTAGCAGCCGAGAA is from Fusarium musae strain F31 chromosome 4, whole genome shotgun sequence and encodes:
- a CDS encoding hypothetical protein (EggNog:ENOG41) yields the protein MAPPQPQGNVVQTTPQPLMHQRSVARKPVGKPVGTPSQSISLPHRPAPQQQHHPQAGYPPHIQQQQHVQQQRPQSYHPGQQVQPIYQQQSPQQIHQAQPIAHPGQPLQHQQAQLAQYPPQQQQHQSQPHSQNPQTHQQPIQYQQAHQQAPIQQYQQQQQLPQQHVQAQHPQQQPFSPTNPSPNPAPQTTLPNTHQAQPHQSPASPTQQIHRIDTANNNIGSFVADHGRPGSISGSSAGIATPATTVATPSVAGTPRWEPNVVSAATQQPPVSQQSPAVQHVPVQQTPATQHTPGAQQPHQQPHPAQYAPAAQQIPALQQNHPPQHTPAPPHNHPVQNAPAIQPTQAVQATPAADLRRTSTGQPQLCNHCRKAHITTNFCVWCFTSNAVNASHSHDKSYYATESDPRVQSSVQDATTQMWTIRKNVSGRLWYTHNSTGLKTHLKPTAAALFGFSGLPPGWDERKTPDGRTFYFNKRLGTSSWVKPANSLPDGWRELRTPDMTPFYINEQLGLSTWDRPGQQPRQTKQGKQVIVRKARPGQPNQPQNVGDSILSATVNAARLTGQGVEMASRQVGKLGKKKNWRKMGRMLNTVNSFSGVGSGSDGEYDDNYNDDGDFGFGGDDSSGFQGQQQAQFQQSFDYQQSSFSQPQQSFSFEDNQQSMFQQQPAYEQQSTFEYSVQTEQPAFEQPAFDQQPAFGQQPEQFSVTAEVSYTMNEGQPAFEQGVQYTQTYEQQPGFEVQQQTTFEATSTQEPILAQQTTSYETVITSEQAVVEPPIMTEQPVYQVTAQETYPTQPYVYDPTQIPQQQVTISYTVPDYAAEPAPLFTSQTQVQQPAYPVFLQNNQPEIITSDVPLVEVPGTPDNTTLIISNGYGGNDILAGTSLATENNAAAVPQVTTPAPQDSIVVEVTVQSTPTPGLETTASPAPVVVQECNASAKPASIVTVDPVQPVDYDVGARCNALI